One segment of Grus americana isolate bGruAme1 chromosome 23, bGruAme1.mat, whole genome shotgun sequence DNA contains the following:
- the AUNIP gene encoding aurora kinase A and ninein-interacting protein, producing MKRRRRGGAAQQPEACDVWLDTAALKQSTAQSLVAKPKVSSRVLERKHASVAFTQTRASQPCTKQTTIPVFFSTQTGEKDKENSMPSPFILNNDCKEKHISLAASSVKILALPRMEEAQRQSFRTEVELVQVTPRPRAQKAPASPTPWQLHMEPCGKSEASSGVGGDSCCLSFTQDSEGNRIIAHRNESDVVAGETVSASGSLTADCGINERAGQPLPEEVKTGLDFQPRLGANWHKKPQQSSSVNSLIDFSETENIKPAITRDSAWAASFYPSPRRAGRAQPLRERSQNTSAGSAEEGWGSERGPSSPCRQLFTQDSQGNRVIAHRCQNVPSPRKDHGSSRRQLPDSARKSCSSDAANRRLSNLGEQQLDVCYDLLFTQDSEGNRVIKH from the exons TCTCTCGTAGCCAAGCCAAAAGTATCTAGTCGAGTTCTGGAAAGGAAGCACGCCTCAGTCGCTTTCACACAGACAAGAGCATCTCAGCCCTGCACCAAGCAAACCACCATCCCCGTCTTCTTCAGCACCCAGACAG gtgaaaaagacaaagaaaactcCATGCCATCTCCTTTTATCCTGAATAACgactgtaaagaaaaacatatttccttGGCTGCCTCCTCTGTGAAGATCTTGGCTTTGCCGCGGATGGAGGAAGCGCAGAGACAATCCTTCAGAACCGAGGTGGAGCTGGTGCAGGTGACACCCCGGCCTCGTGCACAGAAAGCGCCGGCCTCACCGACTCCTTGGCAGTTACATATGGAGCCCTGCGGCAAGAGCGAAGCCTCctctggggtgggaggggattCCTGCTGCCTCAGCTTCACCCAGGATTCAGAGGGCAACCGGATCATCGCTCACAGAAACGAGTCCGATGTAGTTGCTGGAGAAACAGTTTCAGCAAGCGGCAGCTTAACTGCAGACTGCGGGATAAATGAGCGAGCGGGCCAGCCACTCCCCGAGGAGGTGAAAACTGGACTTGATTTCCAACCAAGACTTGGTGCAAACTGGCATAAGAAACCACAACAATCGAGTAGCGTGAATTCTTTAATTGATTTCAGTGAGACCGAGAATATAAAGCCTGCTATAACGAGAGACAGTGCCTGGGCTGCCAGCTTTTATCCATCTCCGCGAAGAGCAGGTAGAGCACAACCGCTGAGAGAGCGCAGCCAGAACACCAGTGCTGGTTCTGCTgaggagggatggggcagcGAGCGGGGACCGAGCAGTCCCTGCAGGCAGTTGTTCACCCAGGATTCCCAGGGGAACAGAGTCATCGCTCACCGCTGCCAGAACGTCCCGTCTCCTCGCAAGGACCACGGCAGCTctcgcaggcagctgcctgacTCTGCCCGCAAGAGCTGTTCCAGCGATGCTGCGAACAGGCGCTTGAGCAACCTGGGGGAGCAGCAGTTAGATGTGTGCTATGATTTACTGTTCACGCAGGACTCTGAAGGGAACAGAGTGATTAAACACTGA